The genomic DNA CCCATGCCTGGCCTGGCAGAATCCTGGACCATCTCCGAGGATTTCCGTAAATATGAATTCACTCTCCGAAAAAATGCCACCTGGTCCAATGGTGACCGAGTCATCGCCGAAGATTTCGTCTTCTCATTGAAAAGAGGTCTAACCAAAAATTTGGCATCTCCTTGGATCGATATGTATCTATTTGTGAAAAATGCCGACAAATACCATGATGGAACATTGACTGATTTCAATGAGGTTGGCATCAAGGCGATTTCTAAAACCAAGTTGGAAATAGAGCTGGAAAACTCAGCACCGTTCTTCATGTCCATACTTTCCCATTCCTCCTGGTTCCCGGTGCACAGCAAAACCATCCTGAAATATGGAGCCATCGGCGATCGTACATCCCGATGGTCAAAAATAGAAAATATCGTGACCAATGGCCCATTCATCGCAAAATCTTGGACCCTATCAGATCGGTTTGTGGTGGTCAAAAATGAAAACTATTGGGATGAGGCCAATGTAAAATTAAAGGAAATCCATTTCATTCCAGCAGATGCAGATACAGAAGAAAGAATGTTTCGGGCAAAGGAAATCGATATCACCGAAACCATCACCATATCCCAGATAGAACGACATAAGGGATCAAATTGTCTGAAAATTAACAATGGCCTTGGCTGTGTATTCCTGTGGATGAATTGTGGAAATTTCCCGCTAAATGATAAAAATGTACGAAAAGCATTGAGCTTATCCATAAATCGCAATGCCATATGCAGAATGTCCAATCGAGGTGAATCTCCGGCTTATTCGTTGGTGCCTAACGGTACAATGGGTTATGAATCAAGTGATCTGTTTAAAGAAGATGCGAAGGAAGCAAAAAGACTGTGCGATAATTCATCTTTTAAAAATAGAAATGAAAAAGTTTTGACTTTTCTTTATAATACTTCGGAACTCATGAGGTTTATTGCCGAGTCTGCCCAGGAATCTTTCAGGAAAAATCTTGATCTGAATATTAACCTTATAAATGAGGAATGGAAAGTCTTTCTGGCCTCCAGACGAAATGGAAAGTTTGACATCGCCCGGGGAGGCTGGGAAGGAGATTACAATGATGCCACAACTTTTTTAAATCTATTTCTTTCCGATAATCCAAATAATCACGGCAGATGGAGTAATGTAAAATTTGATGAGCTAATGGCTTTGGCTTCAAAAGATATGAAAAATAGATCGGAGCTACTAAAAGAAGCTGAGAAAATCATGATCGATGAAATGCCAATCATTCCGCTATATTTTAGGGCAACTGGGCATTTGGTCAGCGATAGGGTAGGCGGTTGGTATGGCAATATATTGGACTCGCATTCCTGGAAAAATATTTTTATTAAACAATAATTTTAACTATTTGACTTTAGCCTATCTTGATTTATTGACTTTGTGTTTCTGATTTTTAGACTTCCCAACGGGATGGGGTTATTAGATGTGTTATGTGTCATAATGGGAGGTGGCAGAGGTACGCGTTTATTTCCTTTGACAAAGTACCGTTGCAAGCCTGCAGTGCCGCTGGCTGGTAAATATAGATTGGTTGATGTCCCTATCAGTAATTGTCTCAATGCCGGCCTAAATAAAATATATATCTTGACTCAATTCAACACAAGATCACTCCATAGACATATAGAAAATACCTACAGATTTGATACCTTCGGCGGTGGCGGTATTGAAATTTTTTCAGCAGAGCAAACCGATGATGGTATAGGAAATTGGTACGAAGGAAATGCCGATGCGGTCAGGAAAAATATGCGATATTTTAATGTAAATGATGAGGATATAATGGTTATACTATCCGGCGATCAGCTATACCGAATGGATATTGCGGATTTCATTAGGCATCATGTGGAAACTAAAGCGGATTTGACCATTGCATCTAAAGCAGTTATAAATACAAAGGTTTCCGCCTTTGGTGTTATAAAAATAGAAAAAGACTTCTCCATTAGCAAGTTCGTTGAAAAACCAACGGATCCTTCAATTATGGAAGAATTTACGCTAAACGGATCTCTGAGAAATAGTCTGAAAGATAAATCCGATGCCAAGTATTCCTTGGTCTCAATGGGTATATATGTCTTCAAAGCTGGTATTTTGAAAAGAGCCTTGGCTGGCAGTGGAACTGATTTTGGCAAAGAGATAATTCCATCTCTATTGGGCCGAATTAGATTAAAGGCGTATATTTTTGATGACTATTGGGAAGATATCGGTACAGTGCGTTCATTTTTTGAGACAAACCTGATGTTGGCTCAGGATGTGCCTCAGTTTAACTTTTTCGATGAAAAAAATCCCATATATACCCATCCAAGAGCATTACCTGCATCGAAAATAAATAGCTGTAGCATGAAGGAAGTTTTGATTTCCGAAGGAAGTATAATATCCGAATCAACCCTGCGTAGATGTGTCATAGGCCAACGAGGTGTGGTCGGCAGAAGTTCTTTGTTGGAGAATGTATTAATGATGGGAGCAAACATGTACGAAACTTCCGATGATATGGCCAATAATAAAAGAAATGGCATTCCAAATGTAGGCGTAGGTGATGGATGCTATATCAGAAATTGTATAATAGATAAAAATGCTAGGATAGGCAATAACGTTAAATTAACTCCAGATAGAAAGGATGATGGCTTTGACTATGATGGCATTTATGTGCGAGACGGAATATTATGTGTTGGACAAGATGCCATAATTCCAGATAATACATCCATATGATTTTATAATTTTCTTGACTTGATGGTAAAAAAGGTATTCGTGCGAGGTTGTTATTTTAAACGGAAATAAATTATGTTGTTTAATGCATTGGTAGCGTTTTTATTGTGTTGTTATGGCGATACTATATGCACTTTTATTAATGAAAGAGTTATTTGCAATATTGAGACGATGAAAACAGAGATATACAATAGGTTGGAGGCAAATCGAGGTAATGTATCGCTGCAGGCTAGATCATTATTTGATAAAATCTGGAATGCTTTTGTTGCCATGTATGGCAATGAAAATAGCCTAAAATTTCCTCCGCAAATTGTCTGGTTGAATGGCGCTCCGGGCTCTGGAAAAGGTACCAATGGTCGCAGCATAATGAAGGCCCTGGATATATTTTCTAAGCCAGTGGTGGTTAGTGATTTATTGAATTCAGATGAAAATAGAGATTTGATAGACAGCGGATCTCTCATTGATGACGAAAAGGTTACTAAGGTGGTATTCGAAAAGCTGTTTGACGGTACCACTTGCAGAGGAGGGGCAATAATAGATGGATTCCCCAGAACTTTAATCCAAGCCGAATGCGCCTATCTGTTTGTTGAAAAAGCCAAGAAATTACCAGCGGGCAAAGATCTTAAGATCTCGGTTATAACTCTTATTGTGGATGAAAAGTCCAGCATAGAAAGGCAGCTACATAGAGGCAAAATGGCCAAGATTCATAATGAAAGTGTGGAAGAAAATAAAGTTGGTGAATTGCAGGAAATACGTAAAACCGATACAAATCCACAGCTTGCTCGGGACAGATATCAGACCTTCCTCGATCAAACGAAAGATGCCCTTGATTTTATGAAAGATATGTTTGGGGCCCATGAGATAAGTACCATAGGATCTTTCGAAGAAACAAAAGACAGAATATATAAAACATTGCGACAGGAAAAGTAGTAAGCATTTTGCGTTCTGTATTTTATGGTTCAGTCTATGGATAGATTGCCTGATATTTCGAGATTCAGGAAGAGATTTGAGGTTTTGGAGCTTGAAATGGCCGATGAAAAGTTTTTTTCAGATCGCCGAAGAGCTGCCGAATTGTCAAAGGAACATAGCAAATTGGCCGCCCTTCTGGATAAATTCCAATCCTATGAAGCGCTGAAAAAATCAATTTCATCCAGCATTGATATGGCGAGAGACCCATCTTTGGATCAGGAAATGCGAGATTTGGCAATCGAAGATGTGGAAGTGGGCAACGATGAATTGGCCAGATTGACCAGAGAGATTCTGATAGATATGATTCCCAGTGACAAAAGTGATTCACGTAATACGGTGATCGAGATTCGAGCCGGCACCGGTGGGGACGAAGCAAGTCTTTTTGCCGGAGATCTTTACCGAATGTATACCCGGTATGCCGAAAGGCGTGGTTGGATCATGGAGGTGTTAGGTACCAGCGTTTCAGAATGCGGAGGATTTAAGGAAATTGCATTTTTAATCGGTGGCGAAGATGTTTATAAAAATTTAAAATTTGAAAGTGGCGTGCATCGGGTCCAAAGGATACCGACCACCGAAGCCAACGGAAGAATTCACACATCGGCAGCCACAGTGGCGGTTTTGCCCGAAGCTGAAGAGGTTGATATCCATATAGCTCCGGAGGAGTTGGAGATATCTATCTGCCGTGCCAGTGGTCCTGGTGGTCAAGGAGTTAATACCACCGATTCGGCGGTGCAGATACTGCATCGTCCGACGGGAATGATTGTTACCTGTGCCGATGAGAGATCCCAGCAGAAGAATCGGGTGAAAGCAATGACTGTTTTACGCTCCAGATTACTACAAAAAAAAGAAGAGGAAGAGCATGCAAAATATGCTGCCGATCGCAAAAATCAGGTGGGTTCCGGTGATCGCTCCGAACGGATAAGAACCTATAATTTTCCGCAAAATAGACTCACAGACCACAGAATTCAAATGACATTATACAGCCTTACTCAGCTAATGGATGGAGATTTGGACGAGCTGATAGATGCATTGATCAGATTTGATATGGAACAGAAGGTGGAGGCTTTGTTGAACTCTCAGCAATAATTTTAGTATAAATTTCTTGTACATATAATTCAAAAGTATATAATTCAAACAGGTTAATTTAGTATATGGCGATTAGAGTAGCAATAAATGGTTTTGGCAGGATTGGCCGGCTCGTTTTTAGAGCAATTGTAGATAGTGGAAAATTTGGAAGTGAAATAGAGGTTGTGGCGGTCAATGATCTTGTGCCTGCGGACAATCTAGCATATCTGTTAAAATATGATTCTATCCAAGGAAAATTTCTTGGCGAAGTCCATTCGGATGGCGATGAAGTGCTGGTTGTCAATGGCAAGAAAATAAGATGTTTGGCGGTAAAGGATGGGCCTACTGCCATGCCATGGAAGAATTTAGACGTGGACGTTGTCGTCGAATCCACCGGATTGTTTGCCAGCGATGTGTTAGCCCAAGGCCATCTTGAAGCCGGGGCAAAGAAGGTTATAATATCTGCTCCAGGTAAAGGCGAAGGCGTGAAGACCGTGGTGCTTGGCGTCAATCACGGTACTTTGACCAAGGATCATAATATAATTTCCAATGCCTCCTGTACCACCAATTGTTTGGCGCCTATAACAAAGGTTATTGTGGATAATTTTGGTGTGGTTGAAGGTCTTATGACGACTATTCATAGCTATACTGCCACGCAGAAAACCGTGGATGGTCCATCTCGTAAGGACTGGAAAGGTGGCCGTAGTGCTGCCATAAATATCATTCCATCCACCACCGGTGCTGCGGTTGCTGTGGGATTGGTTTTGCCCGAAGTGAAGGGTAAACTCACTGGCATGGCCTTCAGAGTTCCTACGCCGACGGTTTCCGTGGTTGACTTAACTGTAAAAACAGAAAAACCTACGTCCTATAAGGAAATTTGTCAAAAAATGGAAGAGGCTTCCAATGGCTCTTTAAAAAATATTCTTGGTTATACCGCTGACGAAGTGGTTTCATCGGATTTCATTCATTGCAGTTATTCATCGATTTTTGATGCCGGATCTGGCATTGAACTGAACCAAAATTTCTTTAAACTCGTCAGTTGGTATGATAATGAGTGGGGCTATAGCTGTCGTTGCGTTGAGCTAATAGATAAAATTAAGCAATTTTTATAGTCTATATATACATATCTTATTTATTGGAAAGGCAACCCTTGGGTTGTCTTTTTCTATGGAACCGCTAAAATTCTTCGGTGGTTTCTGACCTAGGTAAATTATTTCTCCTTATGCCGACGATAACTATATCTATTTTATCTATATTTTTTATGCCAATGTCATCTGCCAATACGATATGCAGATGTTTTTGAAGAGTAGTGCTTATTTCTGGTAGCTTTTGGTCGCTGGGCATGACGAAACTTATCCGAATGTTTATTTTTTTTCCTTTGGAGAAAATATCTATTCTTGGTTTGATTTGCATTCCCAATGATTTGCAAGCATCAAGAATGGTTTCTTTCAGCACGGATTTTTTTATGAAAACCTTGCCACTTTCGTTATCCAGTAGGCATAATATGGTTCTCCTGATAGATCCTGTGGTGATTTTTATTGCCATATAAATGACCATTAGGCCAATGAACCATAGAAAATATGGAGACCTAACAATGGCAAGGCCCTCGGTTTTTAGCTGAGCCGATACCCAATTACAAAGATCTTCTAACATCCTAGGCCTAGATTAAAAATATAATGGTCCGTATAAAGAAGAAAATCTCAGTGACTTTGAGGGAATATTCTAGCAGTTAGCCATCATTAGTCTTGGCAAGCATTGGAAATGGCTTGATCCAGGGCATGCCAGGCCAAAGTTGCACATTTTATTCTCATCGGAAAATGTTTGACTCCGGTTAAGGCAATGATGTCGGTGTTCTTTAGAACTTCATCCTGAATATTTTCGGTACCACTTAGAATGCGTTGAACCATCTTCGATAGGCCAAGACCGTCTTTCAGGTTTTTGAGTTTTACTGTTTCGCTCATTATCGAAGCCGAAGCCACGGAGATCGCACAGCCGGTGCAACAAAAACGAACGTCTGTTATCATTCCACAGTCAATGGTTAGATAGATTGTCACATCATCGCCACAGGATGGGTTATTGCCATTGGCCTCGATGGTAAAGCTTTCTGGTCGTCCAGAATTTCGCGGATTTCTATAGTGATCGAGGATTATTTCCTGGTATAAATTATCGATCTCTGTGTTTATCATCATGATGTGCCAAAACTCCGATGGGTCTCCTAATAGGACGCGGATATAAAGATATATTATTAATGCAAGCTGTAAAAATTTTTTTGCCAGTGGAATAATGGGCTAAAGTCCATTTGTAATTGATCAATTGCTGATCAAAAAAGTTATTCACATGGTTATTGTTAATAACTTGTGCATATATTGAGCTTGATGATAAAAAATCTTTCGTAAAGCTACTGGGTTCTGATGGTGATTAACATGATTGATAGGTTGGATTGCGAGTTATTGTTGCCCATTAGATATAGTGTTTTAGCGGGATATGGTAATTTTTTTATGAATTGCTTTTATGGCTTGATCATCCAGCAAAAATGGCTGAGGTTTATTACTCAACAATGGATGATCAAAGTCTATGGATTGCCAGAAATGTTAATAACTTTTGATGCGTTGTGTTAATATGTCGGATATTGCAAATATAAATGATGTTTGGAGTGTGGTCAAAGAGGACTTCAAGAGGTCATTTCCATCGGATGTGTACAGTGCATGGTTTGATACCATAAAAGGTGTGAAGCAGAACGGTGATGATAGTCTGATCATCATGGTTCCTAATGATTTTGCAGCCATATGGATACATGATAACTATAGGGATATTTTGGTCGATAAATTTCAGATGGCTCTTGGGCGCTCCACCGACATATCCTTCGAAGTTGTCTGTGATAACCCCAATGGCGATGGTGCAAATAAAAATTTTTCTAAAAAAAGCCAATCCAAAGCCAGCGATGTGTCAAAGAATGCTTGTTCTGATCCTTCCGAAGAGTATATGCTAAGTCCACGCAATACCTTCGAAAATTTCATCGTTGGGTCTGGTAATCAGATGGCCCATGCGGCCAGCATCGCCATAGCAAATTCACCGGCCAAAGCATATAATCCATTGTTTTTGTATGGGTTTACAGGTCTTGGAAAAACTCATTTGATGCACGCAGTGGCCCATCATGTTTTGGCTCACAATAAGACTGCAAAGGTCTTGTACATATCCACAGAAAAATTGACCAACGAATTTATCCAGGCCATCCAGTCCAATTCTATGACCAAGTTTCGGTCAAAGTACAGAAATGTGGATATTTTACTTTTGGATGATGTGCATTTTCTTTCCGGCAAGGAGCGCATCCAAGAAGAATTTTTTTACACTTTTAACGAGCTTTTCGAATCGCAGAAGCAGATATTTCTATGCAGTGATAGGCCGGCTTCGGAAATTGCAGATCTGGAGGGGAGGCTTGTGTCCAGGTTCCAGTGGGGATTGGTCACTGACATACAGCCTCCGGATCTTGAAACGCGCATTGCCATACTCTCGAGAAAGGCAGCGGATATGCATCTTGTGCTAAATAATGATGTGTTACTATATTTAGCCGAGCGGGTTTCTACTAACGTTCGCAGGCTTGAAGGGGCTCTGACCAGGTTGGCTAGCTTTATAAAATTGTCTAGAACTAATATCGATATACAGGCCATAAAAACCATAATGAGGGATATTTTTGAGGAAGAAAAAAATGTCCAGCTGTCCATTGATGCAATTCAGCAGAGAGTTGCTGAGTTTTTCAAAATAAAGGTCTCAGATATACTAGGCAAGCGCAGGCCGGCGAATATAGCATTGCCACGACAGATTGCCATGTATCTAAGTAGATCATTGACAACATTTTCACTGATGGATATAGGCTTAGCCTTCGGTGGCCGTGATCACGGGACAGTCATCCATGCCTGCAAGTCCATCGAAAATGTTATGGAAATAGATCCGGTTTTGAAGCGCAATGTAGATCACCTTAAAAAGGTATTGCAAAATAGATAAAGCTCGGTGTCCTAGAATTATATAATTGATGAAGCAGCGTACCATTAGACGAGAGGCCAGTGTCCGGGGGAAAGCCCTTCATACCGGAGCTGAAGTAACACTGACTTTAAAACCAGCCAAAGAAAATAGCGGTATAGTTTTTCGACGCATTGATCTATACAATAAACCCGAAATTCGTCCATCGGCGGATTCCATTGGCGACCTGGTTCGCTGTACCACGATAACCTCTGGCCATGTGAAAGTGCATACCGTTGAACATATACTCAGTGCCATCTATGGCATGAATGTGGACAATGTGATAATAGAAATGGATGCTTCAGAACCTCCCATACTGGATGGTTCGGCTAAATTTTTTGCCAATTTGATAAATGAGGCAGAACCCATTGAGCAAGGAGCAGATCGTTCCTATTGCGAAATAATGAAGCCGATTTCTGTTACCCGGAGTAATCGTTCGATGATAGCTTTGCCCTATAATGGATTTAAAGTAACCTGTACTTCTTCCGATGATAGGGGCGTACATACTCAGCATTTGTCTCTGGATATAGATCCTGAAACCTATTGCTTGGAGCTTGCTCCGGCAAGGAC from Puniceicoccales bacterium includes the following:
- a CDS encoding SUF system NifU family Fe-S cluster assembly protein, which encodes MMINTEIDNLYQEIILDHYRNPRNSGRPESFTIEANGNNPSCGDDVTIYLTIDCGMITDVRFCCTGCAISVASASIMSETVKLKNLKDGLGLSKMVQRILSGTENIQDEVLKNTDIIALTGVKHFPMRIKCATLAWHALDQAISNACQD
- a CDS encoding glucose-1-phosphate adenylyltransferase, with amino-acid sequence MGLLDVLCVIMGGGRGTRLFPLTKYRCKPAVPLAGKYRLVDVPISNCLNAGLNKIYILTQFNTRSLHRHIENTYRFDTFGGGGIEIFSAEQTDDGIGNWYEGNADAVRKNMRYFNVNDEDIMVILSGDQLYRMDIADFIRHHVETKADLTIASKAVINTKVSAFGVIKIEKDFSISKFVEKPTDPSIMEEFTLNGSLRNSLKDKSDAKYSLVSMGIYVFKAGILKRALAGSGTDFGKEIIPSLLGRIRLKAYIFDDYWEDIGTVRSFFETNLMLAQDVPQFNFFDEKNPIYTHPRALPASKINSCSMKEVLISEGSIISESTLRRCVIGQRGVVGRSSLLENVLMMGANMYETSDDMANNKRNGIPNVGVGDGCYIRNCIIDKNARIGNNVKLTPDRKDDGFDYDGIYVRDGILCVGQDAIIPDNTSI
- a CDS encoding peptide ABC transporter substrate-binding protein, yielding MNSRIKVLMMSVLCSVIVLLGGGCGRQKDNDILKVGNSIDPSSLDPQVASGVSEIRLLSAIFEGLVVPHPETLEPMPGLAESWTISEDFRKYEFTLRKNATWSNGDRVIAEDFVFSLKRGLTKNLASPWIDMYLFVKNADKYHDGTLTDFNEVGIKAISKTKLEIELENSAPFFMSILSHSSWFPVHSKTILKYGAIGDRTSRWSKIENIVTNGPFIAKSWTLSDRFVVVKNENYWDEANVKLKEIHFIPADADTEERMFRAKEIDITETITISQIERHKGSNCLKINNGLGCVFLWMNCGNFPLNDKNVRKALSLSINRNAICRMSNRGESPAYSLVPNGTMGYESSDLFKEDAKEAKRLCDNSSFKNRNEKVLTFLYNTSELMRFIAESAQESFRKNLDLNINLINEEWKVFLASRRNGKFDIARGGWEGDYNDATTFLNLFLSDNPNNHGRWSNVKFDELMALASKDMKNRSELLKEAEKIMIDEMPIIPLYFRATGHLVSDRVGGWYGNILDSHSWKNIFIKQ
- the dnaA gene encoding chromosomal replication initiator protein DnaA, which translates into the protein MSDIANINDVWSVVKEDFKRSFPSDVYSAWFDTIKGVKQNGDDSLIIMVPNDFAAIWIHDNYRDILVDKFQMALGRSTDISFEVVCDNPNGDGANKNFSKKSQSKASDVSKNACSDPSEEYMLSPRNTFENFIVGSGNQMAHAASIAIANSPAKAYNPLFLYGFTGLGKTHLMHAVAHHVLAHNKTAKVLYISTEKLTNEFIQAIQSNSMTKFRSKYRNVDILLLDDVHFLSGKERIQEEFFYTFNELFESQKQIFLCSDRPASEIADLEGRLVSRFQWGLVTDIQPPDLETRIAILSRKAADMHLVLNNDVLLYLAERVSTNVRRLEGALTRLASFIKLSRTNIDIQAIKTIMRDIFEEEKNVQLSIDAIQQRVAEFFKIKVSDILGKRRPANIALPRQIAMYLSRSLTTFSLMDIGLAFGGRDHGTVIHACKSIENVMEIDPVLKRNVDHLKKVLQNR
- the prfA gene encoding peptide chain release factor 1, which encodes MVQSMDRLPDISRFRKRFEVLELEMADEKFFSDRRRAAELSKEHSKLAALLDKFQSYEALKKSISSSIDMARDPSLDQEMRDLAIEDVEVGNDELARLTREILIDMIPSDKSDSRNTVIEIRAGTGGDEASLFAGDLYRMYTRYAERRGWIMEVLGTSVSECGGFKEIAFLIGGEDVYKNLKFESGVHRVQRIPTTEANGRIHTSAATVAVLPEAEEVDIHIAPEELEISICRASGPGGQGVNTTDSAVQILHRPTGMIVTCADERSQQKNRVKAMTVLRSRLLQKKEEEEHAKYAADRKNQVGSGDRSERIRTYNFPQNRLTDHRIQMTLYSLTQLMDGDLDELIDALIRFDMEQKVEALLNSQQ
- a CDS encoding nucleoside monophosphate kinase, which translates into the protein MKTEIYNRLEANRGNVSLQARSLFDKIWNAFVAMYGNENSLKFPPQIVWLNGAPGSGKGTNGRSIMKALDIFSKPVVVSDLLNSDENRDLIDSGSLIDDEKVTKVVFEKLFDGTTCRGGAIIDGFPRTLIQAECAYLFVEKAKKLPAGKDLKISVITLIVDEKSSIERQLHRGKMAKIHNESVEENKVGELQEIRKTDTNPQLARDRYQTFLDQTKDALDFMKDMFGAHEISTIGSFEETKDRIYKTLRQEK
- the gap gene encoding type I glyceraldehyde-3-phosphate dehydrogenase; translation: MAIRVAINGFGRIGRLVFRAIVDSGKFGSEIEVVAVNDLVPADNLAYLLKYDSIQGKFLGEVHSDGDEVLVVNGKKIRCLAVKDGPTAMPWKNLDVDVVVESTGLFASDVLAQGHLEAGAKKVIISAPGKGEGVKTVVLGVNHGTLTKDHNIISNASCTTNCLAPITKVIVDNFGVVEGLMTTIHSYTATQKTVDGPSRKDWKGGRSAAINIIPSTTGAAVAVGLVLPEVKGKLTGMAFRVPTPTVSVVDLTVKTEKPTSYKEICQKMEEASNGSLKNILGYTADEVVSSDFIHCSYSSIFDAGSGIELNQNFFKLVSWYDNEWGYSCRCVELIDKIKQFL